One Terriglobia bacterium DNA segment encodes these proteins:
- a CDS encoding YicC family protein, with translation MIRSMTGFGQGSAEIPGFRALVGIRTLNNRYADLKLRLPAELLPSEGEVRRRILARIRRGRIEADVRLDGSRVAPLLELNRALAEAVVAAARRLREDFGVEGLLDPGAMLQVPGMLELPTGAQGLAEAEIATVFRALDAALGALDAERRREGNALRDDLSSRVARMEALTEEVARLSAGVPEAVRRKLLDRLRTLGEGVELDPTRLAQEAAFLADRSDVTEEIVRLRGHLARVAALLSEPDGEPVGKRLDFLLQEVNRETNTVNSKAADLEVSRAALAIKAEAEKVREQIQNLE, from the coding sequence ATGATCCGATCCATGACCGGTTTCGGGCAGGGCTCCGCCGAGATCCCGGGCTTTCGCGCCCTGGTGGGAATCCGGACCTTGAACAACCGGTACGCGGATCTGAAGCTCCGTCTCCCGGCGGAGCTCCTCCCGAGCGAGGGGGAGGTCCGTCGCAGGATCCTGGCTCGGATAAGGCGAGGTCGGATCGAGGCGGATGTCCGCCTCGACGGGAGCCGGGTCGCGCCGTTGCTCGAGCTCAACCGCGCGCTGGCGGAGGCGGTCGTCGCGGCGGCGCGGCGGCTCCGCGAGGATTTCGGCGTCGAGGGCCTCCTCGACCCCGGGGCGATGCTCCAGGTTCCGGGGATGCTGGAGCTGCCGACCGGCGCCCAGGGACTCGCGGAGGCGGAGATCGCGACGGTGTTTCGCGCGCTCGACGCCGCGCTCGGCGCGCTCGACGCGGAGCGCCGGCGGGAGGGGAACGCGCTGCGGGACGACCTCTCCTCTCGCGTCGCCAGGATGGAGGCGCTGACGGAGGAGGTCGCCCGTCTGAGCGCCGGCGTGCCGGAGGCGGTCCGACGGAAGCTCCTCGATCGGCTCAGGACGCTCGGCGAGGGCGTCGAGCTCGACCCGACGCGGCTCGCGCAGGAGGCGGCGTTCCTCGCCGACCGGTCGGACGTCACCGAGGAGATCGTGCGTCTCAGAGGACACCTGGCCCGGGTCGCCGCTCTCCTCTCGGAGCCGGACGGCGAGCCGGTCGGGAAGCGGCTCGACTTCCTCCTCCAGGAGGTCAACCGCGAAACCAACACGGTCAACAGCAAGGCGGCGGACCTCGAGGTCAGCCGCGCGGCGCTCGCGATCAAGGCCGAGGCGGAGAAGGTGCGCGAGCAGATCCAGAACCTCGAGTGA
- the gmk gene encoding guanylate kinase — MARGILFVISAPSGTGKSSVAKRVLSAVPGIRFSVSYTTRPRRAGEVDGREYHFVDDARFDAMAASSGFLEWAHVFGRRYGTGRDATEAALGAGLDLLLDIDVQGARKVRECGIAAVSVFLLPPDYATLESRLRSRASDAEEQIATRLALARREAAEYRHYDYLVINDRLERAADDLRSVVTAERLKAPRLGAEAEEILATFPSP; from the coding sequence GTGGCGCGGGGCATCCTGTTCGTCATCTCGGCCCCGTCGGGCACGGGGAAGTCGAGCGTCGCGAAGCGGGTCCTGTCGGCCGTGCCGGGGATCCGGTTCTCCGTGTCCTACACGACCCGCCCGCGGCGGGCGGGGGAGGTCGACGGGCGGGAGTATCACTTCGTGGACGACGCGCGGTTCGACGCGATGGCCGCATCGAGCGGGTTCCTCGAGTGGGCGCACGTGTTCGGCCGGCGGTACGGCACCGGACGGGACGCGACCGAGGCGGCGCTCGGGGCCGGGCTCGACCTGCTGCTGGACATCGACGTCCAGGGCGCGCGGAAGGTGAGGGAATGCGGGATCGCCGCCGTCTCGGTCTTCCTCCTCCCGCCGGATTACGCCACGCTCGAGTCCCGCCTCCGCTCCCGCGCGAGCGACGCGGAGGAGCAGATCGCGACGCGGCTTGCGCTGGCGCGGCGGGAAGCGGCGGAGTATCGGCATTATGATTACCTGGTGATCAACGACCGGCTGGAGCGGGCCGCCGACGACCTCCGCTCCGTCGTGACGGCAGAGAGGCTCAAGGCGCCCCGTCTGGGCGCCGAGGCGGAGGAGATCCTGGCCACGTTCCCGAGCCCCTAA
- the rpoZ gene encoding DNA-directed RNA polymerase subunit omega: MFKLPENLESTYRFVTLASMRAEQLQAGALPRVKSEHRKVTVIAQEEVAAGLVEAWDPDAAEAAGPDASGGVGGEDA, translated from the coding sequence ATGTTCAAGCTCCCCGAGAACCTCGAGAGCACCTACAGGTTCGTGACCCTGGCTTCCATGCGAGCCGAGCAGCTCCAGGCGGGCGCGCTCCCGCGCGTGAAGTCCGAGCACCGGAAGGTGACGGTCATCGCGCAGGAGGAGGTGGCGGCGGGGCTCGTCGAGGCCTGGGACCCGGACGCCGCGGAAGCCGCCGGACCGGACGCTTCGGGCGGGGTCGGGGGAGAGGACGCGTAG
- the coaBC gene encoding bifunctional phosphopantothenoylcysteine decarboxylase/phosphopantothenate--cysteine ligase CoaBC, translated as MLIALGVSGGIAAYKACEIVRGLDRAGAAVQVIMTANATRFITPLTLETLSRNKVLLDPFDLAAAEAVQHIDLARRVGALVVAPATANILAKLASGIADDFLSTFHLAVTAPVVVAPAMNTRMWLHPATQASLRTLLARGVLVVDPATGWLAEGESGWGRLAEPDAIVAATLAAARRSLELAGKRIVVTAGPTREPIDPVRFLSNRSSGRMGYALAAAAARRGAAVVLVSGPVELAPPHGVEVVRVTTSDEMRRAVLEARAGAHAVIMAAAVSDFVTEPAASKIKKGPEGLTLTLARGPDILAELGREKGDLLLVGFAAETEDLLARAREKLEAKNLDFVVANDVSAPGRGIEATRNAVTILDRAGGSFEVAEASKAEVADAILDRVFGGGKAP; from the coding sequence ATGCTGATCGCGCTGGGCGTCAGCGGGGGGATCGCGGCCTACAAGGCCTGCGAGATCGTGCGCGGTCTGGACCGCGCCGGCGCGGCGGTCCAGGTGATCATGACCGCCAACGCAACCCGCTTCATCACACCGCTGACCCTCGAGACCCTCTCGCGGAACAAGGTCCTGCTGGACCCGTTCGACCTCGCCGCAGCGGAGGCGGTCCAGCACATCGACCTCGCGCGCCGGGTGGGGGCGCTCGTGGTGGCGCCGGCGACCGCGAACATCCTCGCCAAGCTCGCATCGGGGATCGCCGACGATTTCCTGTCCACGTTCCACCTGGCCGTCACCGCCCCGGTCGTGGTGGCTCCCGCGATGAACACCCGGATGTGGCTCCACCCGGCGACGCAGGCCAGCCTGCGAACGCTCCTGGCGCGCGGGGTGCTGGTGGTGGACCCCGCGACCGGCTGGCTCGCCGAGGGGGAGAGTGGCTGGGGTCGCCTGGCGGAGCCCGACGCCATCGTCGCGGCCACGCTCGCGGCCGCTCGACGCTCGCTCGAGCTCGCGGGGAAGAGGATCGTGGTGACCGCGGGCCCGACCCGGGAGCCGATCGATCCCGTGAGGTTCCTGTCCAACCGGTCGTCGGGGAGGATGGGCTACGCGCTGGCCGCCGCGGCGGCTCGACGAGGCGCGGCCGTGGTGCTGGTCAGCGGCCCGGTCGAGCTCGCGCCGCCCCACGGGGTCGAGGTGGTTCGGGTCACCACCAGCGACGAGATGCGCCGCGCGGTGCTCGAGGCCCGCGCCGGGGCGCACGCCGTGATCATGGCCGCCGCGGTCTCGGATTTCGTGACCGAGCCGGCCGCGTCGAAGATCAAGAAAGGTCCCGAGGGTCTCACCCTGACGCTCGCGCGAGGGCCGGACATCCTCGCCGAGCTGGGGCGGGAGAAGGGAGACCTCCTCCTGGTCGGTTTCGCCGCGGAGACGGAGGATCTCCTGGCCCGTGCCCGGGAGAAGCTCGAGGCGAAGAATCTGGACTTCGTCGTGGCCAACGACGTGTCCGCTCCGGGGCGCGGGATCGAGGCGACGCGCAACGCGGTGACGATCCTCGACCGGGCGGGCGGCTCCTTCGAGGTCGCGGAGGCCTCGAAAGCCGAGGTCGCCGACGCGATCCTCGACCGGGTGTTCGGCGGGGGCAAGGCTCCGTGA
- a CDS encoding uracil-DNA glycosylase: protein MSRRTPAGDDLRRTVGDWLAYLRDIGVRELSATSDLPGRSAAPARAPTPATASTEAPAVPSGGELFTLTGPAADEPRDPVQRLREIREEIGDCTRCKLHAGRNHIVFGVGNPNARLMFVGEGPGADEDARGEPFVGRAGRKLDEMIRAIGLDREDVYIANVVKCRPPENRAPEPDEIGTCVPFLFAQIEAIRPRVLVALGAPAAKTLLGTRVGITQIRGTWGTFRGIPVMPTFHPAYLLRAYTPENRRKVWEDLKAARAKMDSPP from the coding sequence GTGAGCCGCAGGACGCCGGCCGGCGACGATCTCCGCCGGACGGTGGGCGATTGGCTCGCCTACCTGCGGGACATCGGCGTCAGGGAGCTCTCGGCAACGTCGGATCTCCCTGGCCGCTCGGCCGCGCCGGCGCGGGCGCCGACTCCGGCCACCGCGTCCACCGAGGCGCCCGCCGTGCCGTCCGGTGGCGAGCTCTTCACCTTGACCGGTCCGGCCGCGGACGAGCCCCGCGACCCGGTGCAGCGGCTCCGGGAGATCCGCGAGGAGATCGGCGACTGCACGCGTTGCAAGCTCCACGCGGGCCGCAACCACATCGTGTTCGGCGTCGGAAACCCGAACGCGCGCCTCATGTTCGTCGGGGAGGGGCCCGGCGCCGACGAGGACGCGCGCGGCGAGCCGTTCGTCGGTCGCGCCGGGAGGAAGCTCGACGAGATGATCCGGGCCATCGGCCTCGATCGCGAGGACGTCTACATCGCGAACGTGGTGAAGTGCCGTCCCCCGGAGAACCGCGCTCCCGAGCCCGACGAGATCGGCACGTGCGTCCCGTTCCTGTTCGCGCAGATCGAGGCGATCCGGCCCCGCGTCCTCGTCGCGCTGGGCGCTCCCGCGGCGAAGACCCTCCTCGGCACCCGCGTCGGGATCACCCAGATCCGGGGCACGTGGGGGACCTTTCGCGGGATCCCGGTGATGCCCACGTTCCACCCGGCCTATCTGCTCCGCGCGTACACCCCCGAGAACCGCCGGAAGGTCTGGGAGGACCTCAAGGCGGCCCGGGCGAAGATGGACTCGCCGCCGTGA
- the priA gene encoding primosomal protein N' — protein MSGEGAEGEPLYATIAIAIPVRREFTYRVGLEARSALTIGARVRVPFGPRKILGTVVEYPAPAPSPDLEVRDIESVIATEPPVEAHVLDLARFAANYYLCSWGEAIDAAIPPIPRAPAARLRVRRAPGASASSISARAPARLRTFLALPEDGSPVPAGRLGSALRGALADLVRLGLVERVEGAAPPQAPVAHPVLPAEPRVVPTPAQVAALDRILPAIPRTEYAPFLLFGATGSGKTEVYLRAAEATLAQGRGVLYLVPEIGLTPLLVSRLARRFPQSLAVLHSGLAPAERRLAWDHVRSGEARLVVGARSAVFAPIPDPGLIVVDEEQDGSYKQEDTPRYNGRDLAVVRAREARALLVLGSATPSLESFRNAREGRYALVRLGGRVEDRPMPKVRIVDMRGEYRDARGVRPLSRDLAEALRACLSGGNQALVLRNRRGWASALHCPACGVRVSCSRCSVALTWHRSARRLRCHYCDFERTLPARCPSCGNEHLTAIGEGSERIEADLREALPGARIARMDRDTTRRRGAQEALLRRFDEREVDVLVGTQMIAKGHDFHGVTLVGVLSADQTLGLPDFRAAERTFQLLTQVAGRAGRGKTPGSVVIQAFDPEHPILRAAATQDYEAFYEREIGYRRALRYPPFTALVEIVVEDRDPGRASAWSAVLAEALEREGEGKLILSGPGPAPIERLKGKYRSQILVRSAGRRRLVSAVDRALASTERKVPRRAVRVDVDPVSLL, from the coding sequence GTGAGCGGGGAAGGCGCCGAGGGGGAGCCCCTCTACGCCACGATCGCGATCGCCATTCCCGTCCGACGCGAGTTCACGTACCGGGTCGGCCTCGAGGCGCGGAGCGCCCTGACGATCGGCGCCCGCGTCCGCGTGCCGTTCGGTCCCCGGAAGATCCTGGGCACCGTGGTGGAGTATCCCGCGCCCGCGCCGTCGCCGGACCTCGAGGTCCGGGACATCGAATCGGTGATCGCGACGGAGCCCCCGGTCGAGGCTCACGTCCTGGATCTCGCCCGCTTCGCCGCGAACTACTATCTCTGCTCGTGGGGGGAGGCGATCGATGCGGCGATCCCACCGATTCCGCGGGCCCCCGCCGCGCGGCTCCGCGTGCGGCGGGCCCCGGGCGCCTCGGCCTCATCGATCTCGGCACGCGCTCCGGCTCGGCTGAGGACGTTCCTCGCGCTGCCGGAGGACGGGAGCCCCGTCCCGGCGGGGCGGCTCGGCTCCGCGCTCCGGGGCGCCTTGGCGGACCTCGTCCGGCTCGGTCTCGTCGAGCGGGTCGAAGGCGCGGCCCCGCCCCAAGCCCCCGTCGCGCACCCCGTGCTCCCCGCCGAGCCGCGCGTCGTGCCGACGCCGGCCCAGGTCGCGGCCCTCGATCGAATCCTCCCCGCGATTCCGCGGACGGAGTACGCGCCGTTCCTCCTGTTCGGCGCCACCGGGTCGGGGAAGACCGAGGTCTACCTCCGCGCGGCCGAGGCGACGCTCGCGCAGGGACGCGGAGTGCTGTACCTCGTGCCTGAGATCGGGCTGACCCCGCTCCTGGTGTCCCGTCTGGCGCGCCGGTTCCCGCAATCGCTCGCGGTCCTCCACAGCGGTCTCGCGCCCGCCGAGCGCCGCCTCGCCTGGGACCACGTCCGGAGCGGGGAGGCGAGACTCGTCGTCGGGGCCCGATCGGCGGTGTTCGCTCCGATCCCCGATCCCGGTCTCATCGTGGTGGACGAGGAGCAGGACGGCTCCTACAAGCAGGAGGACACGCCGAGGTACAACGGTCGTGACCTCGCCGTCGTGCGCGCACGCGAGGCGCGCGCCTTGCTGGTCCTGGGGTCCGCCACCCCGTCTCTCGAGTCGTTCCGCAACGCGAGGGAAGGACGGTACGCTCTCGTGCGTCTCGGGGGGCGGGTCGAGGACCGGCCGATGCCGAAGGTGAGGATCGTGGACATGCGGGGGGAGTACCGCGACGCGCGGGGCGTGCGCCCTCTCTCCCGCGACCTCGCCGAAGCGCTCAGGGCCTGCCTCTCGGGAGGGAACCAGGCGCTGGTGCTCAGGAATCGCCGGGGTTGGGCCTCGGCGCTCCACTGCCCGGCGTGCGGTGTAAGGGTCTCGTGCTCCCGGTGCAGCGTCGCGCTGACGTGGCACCGCTCCGCTCGCAGGCTGCGCTGCCACTACTGCGACTTCGAGCGGACCCTGCCCGCGCGCTGCCCCTCGTGCGGGAACGAGCACCTCACGGCGATCGGCGAGGGTTCCGAGCGGATCGAGGCGGACCTCAGGGAGGCCCTGCCGGGCGCGCGGATCGCCCGCATGGACCGCGACACCACGCGGCGCCGCGGGGCGCAGGAGGCGCTTTTGAGGCGCTTCGACGAGAGGGAGGTCGACGTCTTGGTCGGGACGCAGATGATCGCCAAGGGTCACGATTTCCACGGGGTCACGCTGGTCGGCGTGCTCTCCGCGGATCAGACCCTGGGCCTCCCCGACTTCCGCGCCGCCGAACGCACGTTCCAGCTGCTCACCCAGGTCGCGGGACGAGCGGGGCGCGGGAAGACGCCGGGAAGCGTCGTGATCCAGGCGTTCGACCCCGAGCACCCGATCCTCCGCGCCGCCGCGACGCAGGACTACGAGGCGTTCTACGAGCGCGAGATCGGCTACCGGAGGGCGCTCCGGTACCCGCCCTTCACCGCGCTCGTCGAGATCGTCGTGGAGGACCGCGACCCGGGAAGGGCCTCGGCCTGGTCCGCCGTCCTGGCGGAGGCGCTCGAGCGGGAAGGGGAGGGGAAGCTGATCCTGTCCGGACCCGGGCCCGCGCCGATCGAGCGCCTCAAGGGAAAGTACCGGAGCCAGATCCTCGTCCGCTCCGCGGGCCGGAGGCGCCTCGTGAGCGCGGTCGACCGCGCGCTCGCGTCCACGGAGCGGAAGGTCCCCCGGCGCGCCGTCCGCGTGGACGTGGATCCGGTCTCGCTGCTCTGA
- a CDS encoding phosphoribosylanthranilate isomerase — MSRVLVKVSGITEERDAIEAALLGVDALGFHFSGERGRCIDPEDARRIVERLPAFLAKVGVFADAPLIRVLEIARKVGLTALQLDGVETPAYCESLRPAAWYKTLRIGPAFTGDAFEGYACTTFLLDWSRAGGRPGDAGVPGWRHARAFSVHGRILLSGGLDPGNVEAAIVEARPYGVDATSGVEFVPGKTNLDRLEDFVAAVRRAERRFDEPG; from the coding sequence GTGAGCCGCGTCCTCGTCAAGGTCTCCGGGATCACCGAGGAGCGCGACGCCATCGAGGCGGCGCTCCTGGGCGTCGACGCCCTCGGGTTCCACTTCTCGGGAGAGCGCGGGCGATGCATCGACCCGGAGGACGCGCGCCGGATCGTGGAGCGGCTCCCCGCGTTCCTCGCGAAGGTGGGGGTGTTCGCCGACGCGCCGCTGATCCGGGTCCTCGAGATCGCGAGGAAGGTGGGGCTGACCGCGCTCCAGCTCGACGGCGTCGAAACTCCCGCCTACTGCGAGTCGCTCCGCCCGGCCGCCTGGTACAAGACGCTCCGGATCGGTCCCGCCTTCACGGGTGACGCGTTCGAGGGGTACGCCTGCACCACGTTTCTCCTGGACTGGTCCCGCGCCGGCGGGAGGCCCGGAGACGCCGGGGTCCCGGGATGGCGGCACGCGCGAGCGTTCTCGGTCCACGGCCGGATCCTGCTCTCGGGCGGACTCGATCCCGGGAACGTGGAGGCCGCCATCGTGGAGGCCCGACCGTACGGGGTGGACGCGACGTCGGGCGTCGAGTTCGTCCCGGGGAAGACGAACCTCGACCGTCTCGAGGACTTCGTCGCGGCGGTCCGCCGCGCCGAGCGGCGGTTCGACGAGCCGGGGTAG
- a CDS encoding ABC transporter permease codes for MRLTGRVLGAGFLAAVVAASALAPILHLRDPAAQPDGLVLRDLPPLSRVDAVRLAGGGLLYAHEVRAETDGSVSVRRGATWERLAPSALAGPAPADWHARPRFSLGTDGFGRDLLSRLLYGARVSLLVSLLAALLSVTIGAAAGLAAGLLGGVADGLLMRVADVFLSVPRLFFLLLLVALYGPSLSGTVLVLAATSWMAAARLVRAEILSLRERDFVRAAEAAGASRARLALLHLLPGAAAPLLVEGTLRVASTLLLESSLSYLGLGVPRPMPSWGNLIADGRDTLLGAWWIATLPGFAIAATVLAVHAVGEGLRDRIDPKTATRA; via the coding sequence GTGAGGCTCACCGGGCGCGTTCTGGGCGCCGGGTTCCTCGCGGCCGTCGTCGCCGCGTCCGCCCTCGCGCCGATCCTCCACCTTCGCGACCCTGCGGCCCAGCCGGACGGCCTCGTGCTCAGGGATCTGCCACCGCTCTCCCGGGTCGACGCCGTGCGGCTCGCGGGGGGCGGGCTCCTCTACGCCCATGAGGTGCGCGCCGAGACCGACGGCTCGGTCAGCGTGCGGCGAGGGGCGACGTGGGAGCGACTCGCGCCCTCGGCCCTCGCCGGACCGGCTCCCGCCGACTGGCATGCCCGCCCTCGGTTTTCGCTGGGGACCGACGGCTTCGGGCGGGACCTCCTGAGCCGGCTCCTGTACGGAGCGCGGGTCTCGCTTCTCGTCAGCCTGCTCGCGGCGCTGCTCTCCGTGACGATCGGCGCCGCTGCAGGGCTCGCCGCCGGCCTCCTCGGAGGCGTCGCCGACGGCCTGCTGATGCGGGTCGCCGACGTGTTCCTGTCGGTGCCGCGCCTGTTCTTCCTGCTCCTGCTGGTCGCGCTGTACGGGCCATCGCTCTCTGGCACCGTCCTGGTCCTGGCGGCGACTTCCTGGATGGCCGCGGCGCGGCTCGTCCGGGCGGAGATCCTGTCCCTTCGCGAACGCGACTTCGTGAGGGCGGCGGAGGCGGCCGGCGCGTCGCGGGCGCGGCTCGCGCTGCTGCACTTGCTTCCCGGGGCGGCCGCGCCGCTCCTCGTGGAGGGGACGCTCCGTGTGGCGAGCACGCTCCTCCTCGAGTCCTCCCTCTCGTACCTGGGGCTCGGCGTGCCTCGCCCGATGCCGTCCTGGGGGAACCTGATTGCCGACGGGCGCGACACCCTCCTCGGCGCGTGGTGGATCGCGACGCTTCCGGGCTTCGCGATCGCGGCGACCGTGCTGGCGGTCCACGCGGTCGGAGAGGGGCTGCGCGATCGCATCGATCCCAAGACCGCTACGAGGGCGTAG
- a CDS encoding ABC transporter permease — MTRLLARRLLAAIPTLLGVLTLVFVLVESAPGDPAANLLGGDRPVPKEVRARIVAAYGLDRPPVERYLRWLGAVALRGELGWSISRGRPVTRVLGEALPATLLLAGAALLVHLAAGTALGVAMARWHGRWPDRALGAVGLVLYSLPAFWVGLMAILALSLGLGLFPPGATHSVGAETWAPLRRALDLAWHLALPAGILGLTSAAALGRFVRSGILATLGEEFVRAARARGVGGSRLLLGHALRSALLPAITLLGLSLPVLVSGSLVTEVVFAWPGMGRLAFEAILARDVPVVLAATLLSAVLVIAGNVAADLAMAAADPRIRAGRAGGGR, encoded by the coding sequence ATGACGCGGCTGCTCGCCCGGCGGCTCCTCGCGGCGATCCCGACCCTGTTGGGCGTCCTCACCCTGGTTTTCGTCCTGGTCGAGTCCGCGCCGGGTGACCCGGCCGCGAACCTCCTCGGCGGGGACCGCCCCGTACCGAAGGAGGTGCGGGCCAGGATCGTCGCGGCGTACGGGCTCGATCGACCTCCCGTCGAACGTTACCTTCGCTGGCTCGGCGCCGTGGCGCTCCGGGGCGAGCTGGGATGGTCCATCTCGCGCGGGCGTCCGGTGACGCGGGTCCTCGGGGAGGCGCTACCCGCCACGCTCCTCCTCGCGGGAGCGGCCCTCCTGGTCCACCTCGCGGCCGGGACGGCGCTCGGCGTGGCGATGGCGCGCTGGCACGGCCGTTGGCCCGACCGCGCGCTCGGCGCCGTCGGCCTCGTCCTGTACTCGTTGCCCGCCTTCTGGGTCGGGCTGATGGCGATCCTCGCGCTCTCCCTGGGCCTCGGACTCTTCCCGCCGGGCGCCACGCACTCCGTCGGCGCCGAAACGTGGGCGCCGCTCCGGCGCGCTCTGGATCTCGCGTGGCACCTCGCCCTACCGGCGGGGATACTCGGGTTGACCTCGGCGGCGGCGCTGGGTCGCTTCGTGCGCTCCGGGATCCTCGCCACGCTGGGAGAGGAGTTCGTCCGGGCCGCCCGCGCGAGGGGCGTGGGCGGGAGCAGGCTCCTCCTGGGGCACGCGCTCCGGAGCGCGCTCCTTCCCGCGATCACGCTCCTGGGACTTTCGCTGCCTGTGCTGGTCTCGGGCTCGCTCGTGACCGAGGTCGTCTTCGCATGGCCCGGGATGGGGCGGCTCGCGTTCGAGGCGATCCTCGCGCGGGACGTGCCGGTGGTCCTCGCCGCGACGCTCCTGTCCGCGGTGCTCGTCATCGCCGGGAACGTCGCGGCGGACCTCGCGATGGCGGCGGCGGACCCGCGGATAAGGGCCGGCCGCGCCGGGGGCGGCCGGTGA
- a CDS encoding YkgJ family cysteine cluster protein yields the protein MTDAAHPPRRSTARNPWYAEGLRFACLPDCGKCCTRHGEYDFVYLDPDDVVRLAAHLHLDGESFLEKHAAEDDGYVILRMDGPSCPFLRGTACSVYEARPTQCRTFPFWRENVRSRTAWERLRDFCPGIGEGDLHGVATIRSVTARKPEP from the coding sequence ATGACTGATGCTGCGCATCCTCCCCGTCGCTCCACCGCGCGGAATCCCTGGTACGCGGAGGGGCTGCGCTTCGCCTGTCTCCCGGACTGCGGCAAGTGCTGCACGCGCCACGGCGAGTACGACTTCGTGTACCTCGACCCGGACGACGTGGTCCGGCTCGCGGCGCACCTCCACCTCGACGGGGAATCGTTCCTGGAGAAGCACGCCGCCGAGGACGACGGGTACGTGATCCTGCGCATGGACGGACCGTCCTGCCCGTTCCTCCGCGGTACCGCGTGCTCGGTGTACGAGGCCCGGCCGACCCAGTGCCGCACGTTCCCCTTCTGGCGGGAGAACGTCAGGAGCCGCACGGCGTGGGAGCGGCTCCGGGACTTCTGCCCCGGCATCGGCGAGGGAGACCTTCACGGGGTCGCGACGATCCGCTCCGTGACGGCCAGGAAGCCCGAGCCGTGA